From Salinirubellus salinus, the proteins below share one genomic window:
- a CDS encoding RDD family protein, with product MSDRDAAPPEPAPLRVRTPAFLLDQLVVTLLVVGPALALGYRAELLTPPERTWAFLAAMAVAFVYHLLAEWRTGTTLGKRVFGLRVVSDDGTPLSFRGSFLRNALRLVDGLGYWSVAVAVILLRGDGKRLGDWAGRTLVVHAGRVRQ from the coding sequence GTGAGCGACCGCGACGCCGCACCCCCCGAGCCTGCCCCACTCCGGGTCCGCACCCCCGCGTTCCTCCTCGACCAGCTGGTCGTCACCCTCCTCGTCGTCGGCCCCGCGCTCGCACTCGGCTACCGGGCCGAACTGCTCACCCCGCCCGAACGGACGTGGGCGTTCCTCGCGGCGATGGCCGTCGCCTTCGTGTATCACCTGCTCGCCGAGTGGCGCACGGGGACGACGCTCGGCAAGCGCGTCTTCGGCCTCCGGGTGGTGAGCGACGACGGCACCCCGCTCTCCTTCCGCGGGTCGTTCCTCCGCAACGCCCTCCGGCTCGTCGACGGGCTGGGCTACTGGAGCGTCGCCGTCGCGGTCATCCTCCTCCGTGGGGACGGCAAGCGCCTCGGCGACTGGGCGGGCCGGACGCTGGTGGTCCACGCCGGGCGAGTCCGCCAGTGA
- a CDS encoding 30S ribosomal protein S6e codes for MADFQVSVADPDDGTTYQFDVEGQDANRFIGRELGETVDGGAVGLDGYDLELTGGSDTAGRPMRQDVAGPNLKAVLLTGGTGFNPTRDGERKRVTVRGREVSEDTRQINAKIAGRGDQSVAELLGLEGDDEESEDDE; via the coding sequence ATGGCTGACTTCCAGGTCTCCGTCGCCGACCCCGACGACGGGACGACGTACCAGTTCGACGTGGAGGGACAGGACGCGAACCGATTCATCGGTCGCGAACTCGGCGAGACGGTCGACGGCGGCGCCGTCGGTCTCGACGGCTACGACCTCGAGCTCACGGGCGGCTCCGACACCGCCGGCCGACCGATGCGACAGGACGTCGCCGGCCCGAACCTCAAGGCCGTCCTCCTCACGGGTGGCACGGGGTTCAACCCGACCCGCGACGGCGAGCGAAAGCGCGTCACCGTCCGCGGCCGCGAGGTCAGCGAGGACACCCGCCAGATCAACGCGAAGATCGCCGGTCGCGGTGACCAGTCCGTCGCCGAACTCCTCGGCCTCGAGGGCGACGACGAGGAGAGCGAGGACGACGAGTAA
- a CDS encoding ABC transporter ATP-binding protein: MSTDRARSATEAEPAQPNTEVLRAEGLRVSYGKVQALRGLDMYVNQGEVVSLIGPNGAGKSTFANTATGFIGYEGSITYRGQEVSGVGQRELVEQGMIHCTEKRDLFGYMSVDENLRLGAYAIEDESYVEQQLEFVYDLFPRLEERVSQNARSMSGGEQQMLAIGRALMGDPDLLILDEPTIGLAPVILDDISQAFGPIQDQGVTILLTEQNVTFALKHADRMYLLENGEVVKTGTPEELRGDDYIRESYLGG, from the coding sequence ATGAGCACGGACCGAGCCCGGTCGGCCACGGAGGCCGAACCGGCACAACCGAACACCGAAGTCCTCCGCGCAGAGGGCCTGCGAGTCTCCTACGGCAAGGTGCAGGCACTGCGTGGACTGGACATGTACGTCAACCAGGGCGAGGTCGTCTCGCTCATCGGACCGAACGGGGCCGGCAAGTCCACGTTCGCGAACACCGCCACCGGCTTCATCGGCTACGAGGGCTCTATCACCTACCGCGGGCAGGAGGTCTCCGGCGTCGGCCAGCGCGAACTGGTCGAGCAGGGGATGATCCACTGCACGGAGAAGCGCGACCTCTTCGGCTACATGAGCGTCGACGAGAACCTCCGACTCGGCGCCTACGCCATCGAGGACGAGTCGTACGTCGAACAGCAACTGGAGTTCGTCTACGACCTCTTCCCCCGACTCGAAGAGCGGGTCTCGCAGAACGCCCGCTCGATGTCCGGCGGCGAGCAACAGATGCTCGCCATCGGTCGCGCCCTGATGGGCGACCCGGACCTGCTCATCCTCGACGAGCCGACCATCGGCCTCGCGCCGGTCATCCTCGACGACATCTCGCAGGCGTTCGGTCCCATCCAGGACCAGGGCGTGACCATCCTGCTCACCGAGCAGAACGTCACGTTCGCGCTGAAACACGCAGACCGGATGTACCTCCTCGAGAACGGGGAGGTCGTCAAGACCGGCACCCCCGAGGAACTGCGCGGCGACGACTACATCCGCGAGTCGTACCTCGGCGGGTAA
- a CDS encoding branched-chain amino acid ABC transporter permease gives MASLLNAILNATFISALYAIIAIGFTLIFGVGGVLNFAHGALLTVGAFAAYIVANPTQYGMSPWLGLLVAPVATAVVGGVLYKGVVRYVEGKPVTLLILTFVIGFFVQHALRIFVTNQPISVTQPIGGQTMLLGQEIQRWDVAIFVISWAILGAVFFFVNYTKTGQAILAVSMTKKGSSLVGIDSEQINLYTWVMAAGFAGIAGALLMMKQTGNWNMGTSPLILAFSIVILGGLGSIRGSIVGAYVIGFVETFTVAFVPDGSKLTGLASLVLLVVFLLVKPEGLFGREAAE, from the coding sequence ATGGCCAGCCTACTCAACGCGATACTCAACGCCACGTTCATCTCGGCACTGTACGCCATCATCGCCATCGGATTCACCCTCATCTTCGGGGTCGGTGGGGTGCTGAACTTCGCCCACGGGGCGCTGTTGACGGTGGGCGCGTTCGCCGCGTACATCGTCGCAAACCCCACCCAGTACGGCATGAGCCCGTGGCTGGGACTGCTCGTCGCGCCCGTCGCCACGGCGGTCGTCGGCGGGGTCCTCTACAAGGGCGTCGTCCGCTACGTCGAGGGGAAACCGGTGACGCTGCTCATCCTGACGTTCGTCATCGGATTCTTCGTCCAGCACGCGCTCCGCATCTTCGTCACGAACCAGCCCATCTCCGTGACCCAGCCCATCGGCGGCCAGACGATGCTGCTCGGGCAGGAGATACAGCGCTGGGACGTCGCCATCTTCGTCATCTCCTGGGCCATCCTCGGTGCGGTGTTCTTCTTCGTCAACTACACCAAGACCGGGCAGGCCATCCTCGCGGTCTCGATGACGAAGAAGGGCTCCTCGCTGGTCGGTATCGACTCCGAGCAGATCAACCTCTACACGTGGGTGATGGCCGCGGGCTTCGCGGGCATCGCCGGCGCCCTGCTCATGATGAAACAGACGGGCAACTGGAACATGGGGACGAGTCCGCTCATCCTCGCGTTCTCCATCGTCATCCTCGGCGGCCTCGGCTCCATCCGGGGCTCCATCGTCGGCGCGTACGTCATCGGCTTCGTCGAGACGTTCACCGTCGCGTTCGTCCCGGACGGCTCGAAACTCACCGGGCTGGCGTCGCTGGTGTTGCTCGTCGTGTTCCTGCTCGTGAAACCCGAAGGCCTGTTCGGCCGGGAGGCTGCCGAATAA
- a CDS encoding PAS domain-containing sensor histidine kinase — MDDRSEQLLVRSETLERVTDGVVSLDADLRYTYVNQRAEEILGVDRATLLGTHVWDAFPEATGTVAESRFREAMGSQRPLEFERYNERLDRWFEVRVYPDEEGLSVYFTDATERKRTERDLEQTNRRLEALLENTVDPAYVKDAAGRYLYVNSAAAVLFGRDPDEVVGLSDEALFDAESAAAIAAVDREILASGERDLREAVRYVGGQRHVFLDDKYPYRDADGTVAGVMGISREVTDRVAQRQRLDELSEEYEALFSNAVDAIFLLDVGGDGPDAEFRFHRLNPAHEVATGLTTDAVRGKTPREALGEQLGAELTANYQRCLDAGRPITYEERLEFPAGRSYWETSLAPVRVNGEVTRIVGIARETTDRVERERELEQQNERLDEFANVVSHDLRSPLTVASGYLHLLSEDCAPDHEEAFGRIADALNRMEEIVEDTLTLARDGDTVVDAEPVPVTDLVTRSWGFTDTADARLVVDDECTVIGDASRLQHLFQNLFRNAVEHGSTSSGSPARQDAADHGETDEDPPITVHVGRFGTDGLYVADDGPGVPADDREEVFETGYTTTTEGTGFGLAIVRRAAEGHGWSVRVTDAPEGGARFEFTGVTFA; from the coding sequence ATGGACGACCGGTCCGAGCAACTCCTGGTCCGGAGCGAGACACTGGAACGTGTCACCGACGGGGTCGTCTCGCTCGACGCCGACCTCCGGTACACCTACGTCAACCAGCGGGCCGAGGAGATACTCGGCGTCGACCGGGCGACGCTCCTCGGGACGCACGTGTGGGACGCCTTCCCCGAGGCGACCGGGACCGTCGCGGAGTCGCGGTTCCGCGAGGCGATGGGGAGCCAGCGGCCGCTGGAGTTCGAGCGATACAACGAGCGACTCGACCGCTGGTTCGAGGTCAGGGTCTACCCCGACGAGGAGGGCCTCTCGGTCTACTTCACCGACGCGACCGAACGCAAGCGGACCGAGCGCGACCTCGAACAGACGAACCGGCGGCTCGAGGCCCTCCTGGAGAACACGGTCGACCCCGCCTACGTGAAAGACGCCGCGGGGCGGTACCTCTACGTCAACTCGGCCGCCGCGGTCCTGTTCGGCCGTGACCCGGACGAGGTAGTCGGCCTGTCGGACGAGGCCCTCTTCGACGCCGAGAGCGCCGCCGCCATCGCCGCCGTCGATCGGGAGATACTCGCGTCGGGCGAGCGTGACCTTCGGGAGGCGGTCCGGTACGTCGGCGGCCAGCGGCACGTCTTCCTGGACGACAAGTACCCGTACCGCGACGCGGACGGCACCGTCGCCGGCGTGATGGGTATCAGCCGCGAGGTGACCGACCGGGTGGCGCAGCGACAGCGCCTCGACGAACTGAGCGAAGAGTACGAGGCGCTGTTCTCGAACGCCGTCGACGCCATCTTCCTCCTCGACGTCGGCGGTGACGGGCCGGACGCCGAGTTCCGGTTCCACCGGCTCAACCCGGCCCACGAGGTGGCGACGGGCCTCACCACGGACGCGGTCCGGGGGAAGACCCCACGCGAGGCGCTCGGCGAACAGCTGGGGGCGGAACTGACGGCCAACTACCAACGCTGTCTGGACGCGGGCCGGCCCATCACCTACGAGGAGCGACTGGAGTTCCCGGCCGGCCGGAGCTACTGGGAGACGAGCCTCGCCCCGGTGCGGGTCAACGGCGAGGTGACTCGTATCGTCGGCATCGCCCGGGAGACGACCGACCGGGTCGAACGCGAGCGCGAACTCGAGCAGCAGAACGAGCGCCTCGACGAGTTCGCGAACGTCGTCTCGCACGACCTCCGGAGTCCGCTGACCGTCGCCAGCGGCTACCTCCACCTGCTCTCCGAGGACTGTGCCCCCGACCACGAGGAGGCGTTCGGTCGCATCGCCGACGCCCTGAACCGGATGGAGGAGATCGTCGAGGACACGCTGACGCTCGCCCGCGACGGCGACACCGTCGTCGACGCCGAGCCGGTGCCGGTCACCGACCTGGTCACCCGGTCCTGGGGGTTCACGGACACCGCCGACGCGAGGCTCGTGGTCGACGACGAGTGTACCGTCATCGGGGACGCGAGCCGACTCCAGCACCTGTTCCAGAACCTGTTTCGTAACGCCGTCGAACACGGTTCGACGAGCTCCGGCTCGCCGGCTCGGCAGGACGCCGCCGACCACGGGGAGACGGACGAGGACCCGCCGATCACCGTCCACGTCGGCCGGTTCGGCACGGACGGGTTGTACGTCGCGGACGACGGTCCCGGGGTCCCCGCTGACGACCGCGAGGAGGTGTTCGAGACGGGGTACACGACCACCACCGAAGGGACGGGGTTCGGCCTCGCCATCGTCCGCCGGGCGGCGGAGGGCCACGGCTGGTCGGTCCGGGTCACCGACGCGCCCGAGGGGGGCGCGCGCTTCGAGTTCACGGGCGTGACGTTCGCCTGA
- a CDS encoding phage tail protein: MTAPRERSTDERDYPYPNVRFLLEIEGLTTAGFSGCRLGASTTAVLSYRAGNEPPTPRKIPGTTDYEAITLERGVGDGTALADWRRLVERGQIAEARRSVAVVILDEGGEAGPRWEAENAWPSRYVGPRLDALDGAVAIEALEITHEGYERVRP; encoded by the coding sequence GTGACCGCGCCGCGTGAGCGGTCCACGGACGAACGCGACTACCCCTACCCCAACGTCCGGTTCCTCCTCGAGATCGAGGGGCTGACGACGGCCGGGTTCAGCGGGTGCCGACTCGGTGCATCGACCACGGCGGTCCTCTCGTACCGGGCGGGCAACGAGCCACCGACGCCCCGAAAAATCCCGGGAACGACGGACTACGAGGCGATAACGCTGGAGCGGGGCGTCGGTGACGGGACGGCGCTGGCGGACTGGCGTCGCCTCGTCGAGCGGGGACAGATAGCCGAGGCGCGCCGGTCGGTGGCGGTCGTCATCCTCGACGAAGGGGGCGAGGCCGGGCCGCGCTGGGAGGCCGAGAACGCCTGGCCCTCTCGCTACGTGGGACCGCGGCTCGACGCGCTCGACGGTGCCGTGGCCATCGAAGCCCTCGAGATAACCCACGAGGGCTACGAACGCGTGCGACCGTGA
- a CDS encoding phage tail protein: MSGLPPDPCTGDRFTVEVTGYGTIDVTEVAGLEATVGSRTESRVPGLPRWLVGERTVRDAVSPSLVLTRGVARETPLRDWFDDWVAETVGRRTVVVALLDHDGLPAVRWTCERAYPTRWTGPRLRAARRAVATESLELAHDGVEQLSP, from the coding sequence ATGAGCGGCCTACCGCCGGACCCCTGCACGGGAGACCGGTTCACCGTCGAGGTGACGGGCTACGGGACCATCGACGTCACCGAGGTGGCCGGGCTGGAGGCGACGGTGGGGTCGCGCACCGAGTCCCGCGTGCCGGGGCTCCCGCGGTGGCTCGTCGGCGAGCGGACCGTCCGGGACGCCGTCTCGCCCTCGCTCGTGCTCACCCGTGGTGTCGCCCGCGAGACGCCGCTCCGGGACTGGTTCGACGACTGGGTGGCCGAGACGGTCGGGCGCCGGACCGTGGTCGTCGCCCTGCTCGACCACGACGGACTCCCGGCGGTCCGCTGGACCTGCGAGCGGGCGTACCCGACGCGGTGGACGGGCCCACGACTCCGGGCCGCCCGGCGGGCGGTCGCGACCGAGTCACTCGAACTCGCCCACGACGGCGTGGAGCAGCTGTCGCCCTGA
- a CDS encoding branched-chain amino acid ABC transporter permease yields the protein MSNSNESGFRRNRTAEEQRQLVLEKLNPLTMPLRYQLGLVGLLAIALVPTQLYPNELGQFTNLLYLIMFAMSWDVVSGYTGQLSFGHAFFFALGGYSSAILNLQHGMSPGLSIPIGMLVAAIGGVAVGLPALRLRGPYLSLVTLIVPIILAKFFILFNNGFTPFGLQIAPQGFGGQTGPGIPDSLFGGQSALFSTQTIVDLLPLPEAYTSLQVGALAEYYFSFALLCLVAAVLVAVTRSSAGDVLTAIREDEDAVAAAGLNPAKFKLFAFVLSAAVGGLAGAALVHTSVNSPSPASLLGGIPGGATGSPIQVSINVIIMSILGGTGTIVGAAVGAVFFGASTAVVSGIDATVPVLGVTVSNLKPLPLLTAAMVVLVFLPGGLVRFGIRAGRNVLAASRGEEPEEPLFESFEDSVLGEIVAKYREDIEDITEGK from the coding sequence ATGTCGAACTCGAACGAATCCGGATTCCGACGGAACCGCACCGCCGAGGAGCAGCGTCAGCTGGTCCTCGAGAAGCTCAACCCGCTGACGATGCCGCTGCGCTACCAGCTCGGCCTGGTGGGGCTCCTCGCCATCGCGCTCGTCCCCACGCAGCTCTACCCGAACGAGCTGGGACAGTTCACCAACCTGCTCTACCTCATCATGTTCGCGATGAGCTGGGACGTGGTCTCGGGCTACACCGGCCAGCTCTCGTTCGGTCACGCGTTCTTCTTCGCGCTGGGTGGCTACAGCTCGGCCATCCTGAACCTGCAACACGGGATGAGCCCCGGTCTCTCCATCCCCATCGGGATGCTCGTCGCCGCCATCGGCGGCGTCGCGGTCGGCCTGCCGGCGCTGCGCCTGCGCGGGCCGTACCTCTCGCTCGTCACGCTCATCGTGCCCATCATCCTCGCGAAGTTCTTCATCCTGTTCAACAACGGGTTCACCCCGTTCGGCCTGCAGATCGCCCCGCAGGGATTCGGCGGCCAGACCGGCCCCGGCATCCCGGACTCGCTGTTCGGCGGCCAGAGCGCCCTGTTCAGCACGCAGACCATCGTGGACCTGCTCCCGCTCCCCGAGGCCTACACCAGCCTGCAGGTCGGCGCACTCGCGGAGTACTACTTCTCGTTCGCGCTGCTCTGTCTTGTCGCGGCGGTGCTCGTCGCGGTCACCCGCTCGTCGGCGGGTGACGTGCTGACTGCCATCCGCGAGGACGAGGACGCGGTCGCGGCCGCCGGGCTGAACCCGGCGAAGTTCAAACTGTTCGCGTTCGTGCTCTCCGCCGCAGTCGGCGGCCTCGCGGGTGCGGCGCTCGTCCACACCTCGGTGAACTCCCCCTCGCCGGCCTCGCTGCTCGGCGGCATCCCCGGTGGTGCGACGGGGAGCCCCATCCAGGTGAGCATCAACGTCATCATCATGTCCATCCTCGGCGGCACCGGCACCATCGTCGGCGCCGCGGTGGGTGCGGTGTTCTTCGGCGCCTCGACCGCCGTCGTCTCCGGCATCGACGCGACGGTGCCGGTGCTCGGCGTCACCGTGTCGAACCTGAAGCCGCTCCCGCTGCTGACCGCCGCGATGGTCGTGCTGGTGTTCCTGCCGGGGGGACTGGTCCGCTTCGGCATCCGGGCCGGCCGGAACGTCCTCGCCGCCTCGCGCGGCGAGGAGCCCGAGGAGCCACTGTTCGAGTCGTTCGAGGACAGCGTCCTCGGCGAGATCGTCGCGAAGTACCGCGAGGACATCGAGGACATCACGGAGGGCAAGTAG
- a CDS encoding DUF7112 family protein encodes MTDRVSSENASVETVRATLASAGATGRPRIAVPEETAEQFPADELVTLVLGGTVYHARVDVALDDSLEIRGAYDNRRLAREADGENRLVEWAKNEGVDVGRSVLLDTVVEGERYGVRKPGETTVYEVPETTVNTSLDRIAQSLDGGDDE; translated from the coding sequence GTGACGGACCGGGTCTCCTCCGAGAACGCGTCCGTCGAGACGGTCCGCGCCACGCTCGCCAGCGCCGGCGCCACCGGCCGACCGCGCATCGCGGTTCCCGAGGAGACCGCCGAGCAGTTCCCCGCCGACGAGCTCGTCACGCTCGTCCTCGGCGGGACGGTCTATCACGCCCGCGTCGACGTGGCGCTCGACGACTCGCTCGAGATTCGCGGGGCCTACGACAACCGCCGGCTGGCACGGGAGGCCGACGGCGAGAACCGCCTCGTCGAGTGGGCGAAGAACGAGGGCGTCGACGTCGGCCGGTCGGTGCTCCTCGACACCGTCGTCGAGGGGGAACGCTACGGCGTCCGCAAGCCGGGCGAGACCACGGTGTACGAGGTGCCCGAGACGACGGTGAACACGAGCCTCGACCGGATCGCGCAGTCGCTCGACGGAGGTGACGACGAGTGA
- a CDS encoding MBL fold metallo-hydrolase has protein sequence MKVEFLGGAREVGRSAVLLDDSLLLDFGMLTANPPQWPVGMRDVDPDAVVVSHGHLDHVGALPALLSGTSRPPIHWTPPTREFAMRLGRDTLKLHGGTPQCPFTETELRRMTQVSVEHGYDEPFTAAGYEVTFYNAGHIPGSAHVLIDDAGRRPTGSRTQSDDEGETRLLYTGDFHTDSQRLVSATTDRPDADVVICESTYSDVDHGPRAEVERRFADAVRETLYEGGTVVVPAFAIGRTQEMLLVCEAHDLPCYVDGMGKGLTRMLRNYPAFLRDPDAFGRAVGNARFVTGRDGQRKRIADDNTVIVTTSGMLSGGPAMTYVPEIRGHPKNRILFSGYQVEGTPGRELLETGSAEIDGRVMRVAARTERFDFSAHADHGGLRSFLDSYADARILVNHGDRCEAFAEELRADGYDASAPELGESVTV, from the coding sequence ATGAAGGTGGAGTTCCTCGGCGGCGCACGCGAGGTGGGTCGGAGTGCGGTCCTGCTGGACGACTCGCTCCTGCTCGACTTCGGGATGCTGACGGCGAACCCACCCCAGTGGCCCGTCGGGATGCGCGACGTGGACCCCGACGCCGTCGTCGTGAGCCACGGCCACCTCGACCACGTCGGGGCGCTCCCGGCGCTCCTGTCGGGTACCTCGCGGCCGCCCATCCACTGGACGCCCCCCACACGCGAGTTCGCGATGCGCCTCGGCCGGGACACGCTGAAGCTCCACGGTGGCACCCCGCAGTGCCCGTTCACCGAGACGGAACTCCGTCGCATGACGCAGGTGTCGGTCGAGCACGGCTACGACGAGCCGTTCACCGCGGCGGGGTACGAGGTCACGTTCTACAACGCCGGCCACATCCCCGGGAGCGCACACGTCCTGATAGACGACGCGGGGCGGCGCCCCACGGGCAGTCGGACGCAGTCCGACGACGAGGGCGAGACGCGACTGCTGTACACCGGGGACTTCCACACGGACTCACAGCGGCTGGTGAGCGCCACCACCGACCGTCCCGACGCGGACGTCGTGATATGCGAGTCGACCTACTCCGACGTGGACCACGGACCACGCGCCGAGGTGGAACGGCGGTTCGCCGACGCCGTCCGCGAGACGCTCTACGAGGGCGGTACCGTCGTCGTCCCGGCGTTCGCCATCGGCCGCACGCAGGAGATGCTGCTGGTCTGTGAGGCCCACGACCTGCCGTGTTACGTCGACGGGATGGGGAAGGGACTCACGCGGATGCTGCGGAACTACCCCGCGTTCCTGCGGGACCCGGACGCGTTCGGCCGGGCCGTGGGGAACGCCCGGTTCGTCACGGGGCGGGACGGCCAGCGAAAGCGCATCGCCGACGACAACACGGTCATCGTCACCACGAGTGGGATGCTCTCGGGCGGCCCGGCGATGACCTACGTCCCCGAGATCCGCGGCCACCCGAAGAACCGCATCCTGTTCTCGGGCTACCAGGTGGAGGGGACGCCCGGCCGCGAACTGCTGGAGACGGGGAGCGCAGAGATCGACGGCCGAGTGATGCGTGTCGCCGCTCGCACCGAGCGGTTCGACTTCTCCGCGCACGCGGACCACGGCGGCCTCCGGTCGTTCCTCGACTCGTACGCCGACGCCCGCATCCTCGTGAACCACGGCGACCGCTGCGAGGCGTTCGCCGAGGAACTCCGGGCGGACGGCTACGACGCCAGCGCCCCGGAACTGGGCGAGTCGGTGACGGTCTGA
- a CDS encoding ABC transporter ATP-binding protein, with amino-acid sequence MSIDADTDADTDVSRQFGPRDGILVANDLLKQFGGLTAVDELSFAVQEQEILGFIGPNGAGKSTTFNCVTGAYEPTGGTVWFKGEDVTGLEAHEMVKRGMARTFQDFAPLEDRSVVRNVELSLAPDKLFTLSGVGGETRRLAEEICRRVGLGEVLDKTPDELPHADMLKLELAKAIANEPDLMLVDEPFAGLSSQEVTELSEILESLRQNGMTLIVVDHNMRGLLQLIDRAFVIQFGSRIADGSPDEITSNPKVQEAYLGGDEL; translated from the coding sequence ATGAGCATCGACGCCGACACCGACGCCGACACCGACGTCAGCCGACAGTTCGGACCGCGGGACGGCATCCTGGTGGCCAACGACCTGCTCAAGCAGTTCGGGGGGCTCACCGCCGTCGACGAGCTGAGCTTCGCGGTCCAGGAACAGGAGATACTCGGCTTCATCGGCCCGAACGGGGCGGGGAAGTCGACGACGTTCAACTGCGTCACGGGCGCGTACGAGCCCACCGGCGGCACCGTCTGGTTCAAGGGCGAGGACGTCACCGGCCTCGAGGCCCACGAGATGGTCAAGCGCGGGATGGCCCGCACCTTCCAGGACTTCGCGCCGCTGGAGGACCGCAGCGTCGTCCGGAACGTCGAGCTCTCGCTCGCGCCGGACAAACTGTTCACGCTCTCGGGTGTGGGCGGTGAGACCCGGCGACTGGCCGAGGAGATCTGCCGACGCGTCGGGCTCGGCGAGGTGCTGGACAAGACGCCCGACGAGCTCCCGCACGCGGACATGCTGAAGCTCGAACTGGCGAAGGCCATCGCGAACGAGCCCGACCTGATGCTGGTCGACGAGCCGTTCGCCGGTCTCTCCAGTCAGGAGGTGACGGAGCTCTCCGAGATACTGGAGAGCCTGCGACAGAACGGGATGACCCTCATCGTGGTCGACCACAACATGCGCGGGCTGCTCCAGCTCATCGACCGCGCGTTCGTCATCCAGTTCGGCTCGCGCATCGCCGACGGCAGCCCCGACGAGATCACCAGTAACCCCAAGGTGCAGGAGGCGTACCTTGGGGGTGACGAACTATGA
- a CDS encoding ABC transporter substrate-binding protein produces MADKPERTDGGGVDRRRLLKYAGAGASGVSLAGCKVRQPTTPTPSSGGGGRGTVTGTPSNDAPLRGKTIRIGSLAPQPESFPIGSSIWNSMQLAAQDIDEDGGVAGAEVVPKSGNTETSPATGRSEFLRLVQEEGVHTTFGTFLTQVTLQCFIPMRDTKTVHVTTAAAGPKPARIVSQRYDEFKYHFRAGPINSFDLAKAELEFLELYAEQLGWDSVAVLIEDIGPFDPFAELLDGNIQDVVQTDIFKRSSSGTTNWTPLWDEVENSGADVCLIAQALTGASAVKQWAQQERPFEFGGISVPAQVSEFWESVDGACEHVFTMNAMTPQTTNTPRTQDFVQRYQAAFDTVPVYSGPITYDAVKGWRKAMEAVVEEQGLRRVPTSDELVTAMENLSYNEGTVLPEFSFTPRDAKYAHDPQWSSMQETGVPVWQQWQLDEDVRDDYGTMHSFAPEQNKSSDYTYPDWIDYPSGHPATQ; encoded by the coding sequence ATGGCAGACAAGCCAGAGCGCACTGACGGGGGTGGCGTCGACCGACGCCGCCTCCTGAAGTACGCCGGTGCGGGGGCGTCAGGCGTCTCCCTCGCCGGTTGTAAGGTCCGGCAGCCGACCACGCCGACACCGTCGAGCGGCGGTGGCGGCCGGGGCACGGTCACCGGCACGCCGAGCAACGACGCGCCGTTGCGCGGCAAGACGATCCGTATCGGGTCGCTCGCCCCGCAACCCGAGTCGTTCCCCATCGGCAGTTCCATCTGGAACTCGATGCAGCTGGCGGCACAGGACATCGACGAGGACGGCGGCGTCGCGGGCGCCGAGGTGGTCCCGAAGTCCGGGAACACCGAGACGTCGCCGGCGACCGGTCGCTCGGAGTTCCTCCGACTCGTCCAGGAGGAGGGCGTCCACACCACGTTCGGGACGTTCCTCACGCAGGTCACGCTCCAGTGTTTCATCCCGATGCGTGACACCAAGACCGTCCACGTCACGACGGCCGCCGCGGGACCGAAGCCGGCACGCATCGTCAGTCAGCGCTACGACGAGTTCAAGTACCACTTCCGTGCGGGTCCGATCAACTCCTTCGACCTGGCGAAGGCCGAACTTGAGTTCCTCGAACTCTACGCCGAACAGCTCGGCTGGGACAGCGTCGCCGTCCTCATCGAGGACATCGGGCCGTTCGACCCCTTCGCCGAACTGCTCGACGGGAACATCCAGGACGTCGTCCAGACGGACATCTTCAAGCGCTCGTCGTCGGGGACGACCAACTGGACGCCGCTCTGGGACGAGGTGGAGAACTCCGGCGCCGACGTGTGTCTCATCGCGCAGGCGCTCACCGGTGCCTCCGCCGTGAAGCAGTGGGCCCAGCAGGAACGCCCGTTCGAGTTCGGCGGCATCTCCGTGCCCGCACAGGTCTCGGAGTTCTGGGAGTCCGTCGACGGCGCCTGCGAACACGTGTTCACGATGAACGCGATGACCCCGCAGACGACCAACACGCCGCGGACCCAGGACTTCGTCCAGCGCTACCAGGCGGCGTTCGACACCGTCCCCGTCTACTCCGGCCCCATCACGTACGACGCGGTGAAGGGCTGGCGGAAGGCGATGGAGGCCGTCGTCGAGGAGCAGGGCCTGCGGCGGGTCCCCACCTCGGACGAGCTCGTCACGGCGATGGAGAACCTCTCGTACAACGAGGGGACCGTCCTGCCCGAGTTCTCGTTCACCCCCAGGGACGCCAAGTACGCCCACGACCCGCAGTGGTCCTCCATGCAGGAGACGGGCGTGCCGGTCTGGCAGCAGTGGCAACTCGACGAGGACGTCCGCGACGACTACGGGACGATGCACTCGTTCGCGCCGGAACAGAACAAGAGTTCGGACTACACGTACCCGGACTGGATCGACTACCCCAGCGGCCACCCCGCCACCCAGTAA